Proteins from a single region of Clupea harengus chromosome 5, Ch_v2.0.2, whole genome shotgun sequence:
- the slitrk2 gene encoding SLIT and NTRK-like protein 2, with the protein MLSNVLLLSVLTMTSLSSSKTETRKMTKDICKNLCDCEEKENALNINCENKGFITISQMQPPQNKISQLFLNGNFLTRLNTNEFFHYGNVTSLHLGNNGLQEIKTGAFSGLKNLKRIHLNNNNLEMIKEDTFAGLENLEYLQADYNYISIIEAGAFNKLNKLKVLILNDNLLLSLPNNIFRFVMLTHLDLRGNRLKILPFTGVLEHIGGIMEIQLEENPWNCTCDLIPLKAWLDTISVFVGDIVCETPFRLHGKDVTHLIKQDLCPRRNVGDPSHRGMEPSSDSQYHIPIPTLRARITPTRAPKASRPPKMRHRPTPRVTSGKDKHVFGPIMVYQTRAPVPMTCPNVCMCTSQNSDSGLNINCQERKLLNISDLQPTPSYPKKLHLTGNYLQVIYPTDLTEYSSLELLHLGNNRLSVIMEGAFENLSNLRRLYLNGNYIESLSQSLFAGLQSLQYLYLEYNIIKDILPQTFSALHNLQLLFLNNNLLRSLPDHVFAGTMLTRLNLRNNHFSHLPVQGVLDQLSPFIQIDLQENPWDCTCDIIALKNWMELSSTSVVVNEITCDSPSKHAGRLLRSLRNDAICSETNEIIATKGPGDTVSSSTEVTARFIINVTPTGSHVPEMHAEVPLSVLILGLLVVFILSVCFGAGLFVFALKRRKGIESIHTNVNHLDLNSYQIQYSSYNIETRGDKMDSHDYTYVPPVGEMCQNPIYTQKDSNHVTYRNLKGLSFSTLEPKKEELAQSPSFSISTVDYQSCNNRDPELYQNIGERLKELPTAGPLNYSFSTLPKRSVVQSYDSARRNNQDRFDKTALYGTARKYLAAQPKSDQTWLQGNFKTQPDYLEVLERHTVMSQL; encoded by the coding sequence ATGCTGAGCAACGTTCTGCTGCTTAGCGTCTTAACCATGACCAGTTTATCATCATCAAAGACAGAAACCCGCAAAATGACAAAAGATATCTGCAAGAATCTCTGCGATTGCGAGGAGAAGGAAAATGCATTGAATATCAACTGTGAAAACAAGGGATTTATCACGATCAGTCAAATGCAGCCTCCGCAGAACAAGATATCGCAGCTCTTTCTGAATGGGAATTTTTTAACACGATTAAATACAAATGAATTTTTCCACTACGGCAACGTTACATCACTTCACCTAGGCAACAACGGATTGCAGGAGATCAAAACAGGAGCATTTTCTGGTCTGAAAAATCTTAAACGCATTcatctcaacaacaacaatctggAAATGATCAAGGAAGACACATTTGCTGGATTAGAGAATCTGGAGTATTTGCAAGcggattacaattacattagTATCATAGAAGCTGGAGCATTCAATAAACTGAACAAACTTAAAGTCTTAATTCTCAACGATAACCTATTGCTTTCGCTCCCAAACAATATATTTCGCTTCGTTATGCTGACGCACTTGGATTTACGGGGGAACCGGTTGAAAATTCTTCCTTTTACTGGTGTTTTAGAACATATTGGTGGTATTATGGAGATTCAGCTTGAAGAGAATCCCTGGAATTGCACTTGTGATCTGATTCCACTGAAAGCCTGGTTGGATACCATATCGGTCTTTGTCGGGGATATTGTATGCGAGACGCCCTTTCGCCTGCACGGAAAAGACGTCACTCATTTAATCAAGCAAGACCTTTGTCCCCGAAGGAATGTAGGCGACCCATCTCACCGTGGAATGGAACCTTCCTCGGATTCGCAGTACCACATCCCAATTCCTACATTACGCGCACGCATTACTCCAACAAGAGCACCTAAAGCATCCCGACCTCCAAAAATGAGACATCGTCCCACACCGCGAGTGACGTCAGGTAAAGATAAACATGTGTTTGGGCCTATTATGGTTTATCAGACGCGCGCCCCCGTGCCAATGACTTGCCCGAACGTTTGCATGTGCACATCTCAGAATTCCGACAGTGGACTGAATATTAACTGCCAGGAACGGAAGCTACTTAACATATCAGACTTACAACCCACGCCGTCCTATCCAAAGAAACTGCATTTAACTGGCAATTACTTGCAGGTCATATATCCAACGGATTTGACGGAATACAGCTCACTTGAACTCCTGcatttgggaaataatcggctTTCCGTTATTATGGAGGGGGCCTTTGAGAACCTCTCCAATTTACGAAGGCTCTACTTAAATGGCAATTACATCGAGAGTCTGTCCCAGTCACTTTTCGCCGGTCTCCAGAGCCTACAATATCTATACCTGGAATACAATATTATCAAAGACATCTTGCCACAAACATTCAGTGCACTACACAATCTGCAGTTATTATTCTTGAATAACAATTTGTTGAGATCCCTTCCCGATCATGTTTTCGCAGGAACAATGCTGACCAGGCTTAATCTTAGAAACAACCATTTTTCGCATTTGCCGGTGCAGGGTGTACTGGACCAGCTCTCTCCTTTCATTCAGATTGACCTCCAGGAAAACCCCTGGGATTGCACTTGTGATATCATTGCCCTGAAAAACTGGATGGAGTTATCCAGTACGAGCGTGGTGGTAAATGAGATAACTTGCGACTCGCCTTCTAAACATGCTGGCCGTTTACTCCGGTCACTGCGAAATGATGCAATATGCAGTGAAACCAACGAAATCATAGCTACCAAGGGACCCGGGGATACTGTTTCGTCCAGCACTGAAGTTACCGCTCGCTTTATTATTAACGTTACCCCTACGGGCAGTCATGTACCGGAAATGCACGCCGAGGTGCCCTTGTCTGTATTGATATTGGGGCTGCTGGTGGTTTTCATTCTTTCCGTTTGCTTCGGAGCCGGCTTGTTCGTTTTTGCCCTTAAACGACGTAAAGGAATTGAAAGCATCCACACAAATGTTAACCATTTAGATCTGAACTCTTATCAGATACAGTACAGCTCGTACAACATAGAGACCCGTGGCGACAAGATGGACAGTCATGATTACACCTACGTTCCTCCTGTGGGTGAGATGTGTCAGAATCCAatttacacacagaaagacagcaaTCATGTGACGTACAGGAATTTGAAAGGCCTCTCCTTCAGTACCCTTGAGCCAAAAAAGGAAGAGCTAGCACAGAGTCCTTCTTTTAGTATTAGTACAGTTGACTATCAGTCATGTAACAACAGAGACCCCGAACTCTATCAGAACATTGGGGAGAGACTTAAGGAGCTTCCGACCGCTGGACCCCTGAACTACAGCTTCAGCACGTTACCCAAAAGATCCGTAGTGCAGTCATACGACTCAGCCAGGCGGAACAATCAGGACCGTTTTGACAAAACAGCACTTTATGGAACAGCGAGGAAATATTTGGCTGCGCAGCCTAAAAGCGACCAAACATGGCTACAAGGGAACTTTAAAACACAGCCGGACTACCTTGAGGTTCTTGAAAGACACACTGTTATGAGTCAGTTGTAA